In Primulina eburnea isolate SZY01 chromosome 14, ASM2296580v1, whole genome shotgun sequence, the following proteins share a genomic window:
- the LOC140813156 gene encoding protein NUCLEAR FUSION DEFECTIVE 4-like, with translation MGLQFSPTSPTGKWLGFVTAVWVQAISGNNYTFSNYSGALKTLMALTQLQLNNLSVAKDVGKAFGILAGLASDRLPTPVILLIGSVEGVVGYGVQWLVVSGRIQPLPYWAMCIFLCMGGNSTTWMNTAILVTCIRNFRKNRGPVSGILKGYVGLSSAIFTDLCSALFADEPSKFLLMLALIPLVVCMSAIVFLREIPPSSSAAAEDEDNKFFGVVNVLAVIIAIYLLAFDLTGTHGRLFSQVFAVILLVLLASPLAIPIYIWAKNLIRSNSNTADVEREISKPLLIASKVEAEAVAEKKRPVLGSEHTIFEALSTVDFWILFVSFLCGVGTGLAVMNNLGQMGLALGYSNVSIFVSLTSIWGFFGRILSGSVSEYFIKRAGTPRPIWNAASQILMAVGYITMAMALPGSLYVGSIVVGICYGVRLAVTVPTASELFGLKYYGLIYNILILNLPLGSFLFSGLLAGLLYDAQATETAGGGNTCVGGHCYRMVFVVMAIACIIGFGLDVWLSVRTKSIYSKIYATRKSKKSFNGLS, from the exons ATGGGCTTGCAGTTCTCGCCTACGTCTCCCACCGGAAAATGGCTGGGGTTCGTCACTGCCGTATGGGTGCAGGCAATCTCCGGCAACAATTACACCTTCTCTAACTATTCTGGTGCACTTAAAACCCTTATGGCGCTCACACAGCTCCAGCTCAACAATCTGTCCGTCGCAAAAGATGTGGGAAAAGCGTTTGGAATCCTTGCCGGGCTCGCCTCCGACCGCCTTCCTACACCTGTCATCCTTCTCATAGGCTCCGTCGAAGGGGTCGTCGGGTACGGCGTTCAGTGGCTAGTCGTCAGCGGCCGCATCCAACCACTTCCATATTGGGCT ATGTGCATATTTCTGTGTATGGGAGGAAACAGCACGACATGGATGAACACGGCTATTCTGGTGACGTGTATTCGCAATTTCCGTAAAAACCGGGGTCCGGTTTCAGGGATTCTGAAAGGTTACGTCGGTTTAAGCTCCGCGATTTTCACCGACCTTTGTTCCGCGCTTTTCGCCGACGAACCATCCAAATTCCTGCTAATGCTGGCTCTAATCCCCTTGGTAGTTTGCATGAGCGCTATCGTTTTCCTTCGTGAGATTCCTCCCTCGTCCTCGGCCGCCGCGGAAGACGAAGATAACAAATTTTTCGGGGTAGTTAACGTTCTCGCTGTTATCATCGCGATTTACTTGTTAGCTTTCGATCTTACAGGAACTCACGGCCGTCTGTTTTCGCAAGTATTTGCTGTCATACTTTTGGTTTTATTAGCTTCTCCTCTAGCAATTCCGATATACATCTGGGCTAAGAACTTGATCCGGTCGAATTCGAATACAGCCGACGTAGAACGAGAAATCTCTAAACCACTTCTGATAGCATCAAAAGTGGAAGCAGAGGCTGTGGCAGAGAAGAAACGGCCTGTGCTGGGGAGCGAGCACACCATATTCGAGGCTTTGAGCACTGTGGATTTTTGGATCTTGTTTGTGTCGTTTTTATGTGGAGTCGGTACTGGACTCGCAGTGATGAATAATTTGGGCCAAATGGGCTTGGCACTCGGGTATTCTAATGTATCCATTTTCGTTTCGCTGACCAGTATATGGGGATTTTTCGGGCGGATCCTTTCCGGGTCGGTTTCGGAATACTTCATCAA GAGGGCTGGAACGCCTAGACCAATATGGAATGCAGCATCTCAGATTCTAATGGCTGTGGGATATATCACGATGGCCATGGCTCTGCCAGGATCACTCTATGTCGGTTCCATAGTGGTCGGGATTTGTTACGGAGTTCGCCTTGCTGTCACAGTTCCTACTGCATCAGAGCTATTTGGCCTGAAATACTATGGTCTCATTTACAACATTCTTATCCTCAACCTTCCACTCGGCTCGTTCCTCTTCTCTGGATTGCTCGCGGGACTCTTGTATGATGCACAGGCTACCGAGACCGCTGGTGGTGGCAACACATGCGTTGGAGGACACTGTTACAGGATGGTCTTCGTGGTTATGGCAATTGCATGCATCATAGGATTCGGTCTTGATGTTTGGCTCTCTGTTAGAACCAAAAGCATTTATTCCAAGATTTATGCTACCAGAAAATCGAAGAAATCGTTTAATGGTCTATCGTAA